One region of Spiroplasma culicicola AES-1 genomic DNA includes:
- a CDS encoding ATP-binding cassette domain-containing protein: protein MEDIIKVENYIKKFKKHSIGKFSFEIKKGKITALLGSSGSGKSVLINSVVGCYKKYNGNILINDKSTRKAKGFQQNQNIGFYTQIDFSLQNFSLNKYLMNMSLVMGIKRKVIKARIKYWIDFFDLTDSQFKKVKNFSWGMKNRVNLILCLLKEPEILILDEPGANLDSYWRNKIKNLLIGYKNEGKTIIITAHNIDEISDIIDDYLIIDQGKLIFQGSKKELNIYSKYKVYLKELFDVESFRKFLLEKNIKTFKYDEMENSLVIAIERYQQINYLFLYLIKNNLPLKNLVKLPINMESIHKALENKELE from the coding sequence ATGGAAGATATAATAAAAGTTGAAAATTATATTAAAAAGTTTAAAAAACATTCAATAGGTAAATTTTCTTTTGAAATTAAGAAAGGAAAAATAACTGCATTACTAGGAAGTAGTGGTAGTGGAAAATCTGTTCTTATAAATTCTGTTGTTGGTTGTTACAAAAAATATAATGGCAATATTTTAATTAATGATAAATCTACTAGAAAAGCTAAAGGTTTTCAACAAAATCAAAATATCGGTTTTTATACTCAAATAGACTTTTCATTACAAAACTTTTCATTAAATAAATATTTAATGAATATGTCATTAGTAATGGGAATTAAAAGAAAAGTAATCAAAGCTAGAATCAAATATTGAATTGATTTCTTTGATTTAACAGATTCTCAATTTAAAAAAGTTAAAAATTTTTCATGAGGAATGAAAAATAGAGTTAATTTAATTTTATGCTTATTAAAAGAACCCGAAATTTTAATTTTAGATGAACCAGGAGCTAATTTAGATTCATATTGAAGAAATAAAATTAAAAATTTACTAATTGGATATAAAAATGAGGGTAAAACAATAATTATTACAGCTCATAATATTGATGAAATTTCAGATATTATTGATGATTATTTAATTATTGATCAAGGAAAATTAATTTTTCAAGGCTCTAAAAAAGAATTAAATATTTATTCAAAATACAAAGTATATTTAAAAGAATTATTTGATGTAGAAAGTTTTAGAAAATTTTTACTAGAAAAAAATATTAAAACTTTTAAATATGATGAAATGGAAAATTCTTTAGTTATAGCAATTGAAAGATATCAACAAATTAATTATTTATTTCTATATTTAATTAAAAATAATTTGCCTTTAAAAAACCTTGTAAAGTTACCAATTAATATGGAATCAATTCATAAAGCATTAGAAAATAAAGAACTTGAATAG
- a CDS encoding ABC transporter permease, with protein sequence MMDNKSFLYKSIPFRILLLFNIKNIFNELVFLILNLILLLSSVVFATISNFFKEGSTLVVGFNFYVLFYISCLLFILILRMVQFFYHNKIEDKTIFIALSNQVSRNKLFISQWILMFLVALINIASTFILINIFNFILAGFNLNYLLLRITTAFLIYGIIASFILINFILFLIFIFSLQSTTIICTLLLSCTFIANLPVSFQKTNEKNMTVKFKNNQLLTVTDLYETFDFQKYVNQNQIKYNNLSKYINDQFLASKFDFNSFNVDENIINQRINNIWSTLGIINSTAYEIKTSNLTIRSLPQNESDIPSNWSIGDKLTIDLSLKNTFISLEELKILGANETEAWKKQILEDLYSFSLFIQTQFSDIQLEKAALFNEFIFIDDNLSQITNVSKSDSTIKFKKDYLLSMYNYQLNGTYKDFFTLANDTYTYNFVREQLNFPLMISVRILEQYFIKYTSRFLLITNNSVLTDSADWSTYIRSRTKLNIFLYFNLFNGMWSNYTYYSGYSYDDFWFLSYSDSKIVFDEQQNIFLGYPEYTLKLDENNKILPNTHNNYINPMFYIAVLLIFSLFNFSFVIFKFNRIDLK encoded by the coding sequence ATGATGGATAATAAATCATTTCTGTATAAATCAATACCTTTTAGAATATTATTACTATTTAATATTAAAAATATTTTTAATGAATTAGTATTTTTAATACTGAATCTAATTTTATTATTAAGCTCTGTTGTGTTTGCAACTATTTCAAATTTCTTTAAAGAAGGTTCAACCTTAGTTGTTGGTTTTAACTTTTATGTATTATTTTATATTTCTTGCTTATTATTTATTTTAATTTTAAGAATGGTTCAATTTTTTTATCACAATAAAATTGAAGACAAAACAATTTTTATTGCTTTATCTAATCAAGTATCTAGAAATAAATTATTTATTAGCCAATGAATTTTAATGTTTCTAGTCGCTTTAATAAATATTGCAAGTACATTTATACTAATTAATATATTTAACTTTATTTTAGCTGGATTTAATTTAAATTATCTTTTATTGAGAATTACAACTGCATTTTTAATTTATGGAATAATCGCTAGTTTTATTTTGATTAATTTTATTTTATTTTTAATATTCATTTTTTCACTACAATCAACAACTATTATATGTACTCTTTTATTGTCTTGTACATTTATAGCAAATTTACCAGTTAGTTTTCAAAAGACTAATGAAAAAAATATGACTGTCAAATTTAAAAATAATCAATTGCTAACAGTAACTGATTTATATGAAACTTTTGATTTTCAAAAATATGTAAATCAAAATCAAATTAAATATAATAATCTATCAAAATATATAAACGATCAATTTCTTGCAAGTAAATTTGATTTTAATAGTTTTAATGTTGATGAAAATATTATTAATCAAAGAATTAATAATATTTGAAGTACATTGGGAATTATTAATTCAACTGCTTATGAAATTAAAACTTCAAATTTAACAATTAGATCTTTGCCACAAAATGAATCAGATATACCTAGTAATTGAAGTATTGGAGATAAATTAACAATAGATTTATCATTAAAAAATACTTTCATTAGTTTAGAAGAGTTAAAAATACTAGGAGCTAATGAAACTGAAGCATGAAAAAAACAAATATTAGAAGACTTATATTCATTTTCACTCTTCATACAAACTCAATTTTCAGATATACAATTGGAAAAAGCAGCGTTATTTAATGAATTTATATTTATTGATGATAATTTAAGCCAAATTACAAATGTGTCAAAAAGCGATAGCACTATAAAATTTAAAAAAGACTATTTGTTATCTATGTATAATTACCAGTTAAATGGTACTTATAAAGACTTTTTTACCTTGGCTAATGATACTTATACCTACAATTTTGTAAGAGAACAATTGAATTTTCCTTTAATGATATCTGTAAGAATTTTAGAACAATATTTTATTAAATATACAAGTAGATTTTTATTGATAACCAATAATTCTGTTCTTACTGATTCAGCAGATTGAAGTACCTATATTAGATCAAGAACTAAATTAAATATTTTCCTATATTTTAATCTTTTTAATGGAATGTGATCTAACTATACTTACTATTCTGGATATTCATATGATGATTTTTGATTTTTATCATATTCAGATTCAAAAATAGTATTTGATGAACAACAAAATATATTTTTGGGCTATCCTGAATACACTCTAAAGTTAGATGAAAATAACAAAATTTTGCCAAATACGCATAATAACTATATTAATCCTATGTTTTATATTGCTGTATTATTAATTTTCTCTTTATTTAATTTTAGTTTTGTAATATTTAAATTTAATAGAATTGACTTGAAATAA
- a CDS encoding lipoprotein yields the protein MKKLISLLGSLSLVATSSVTVLACSSGPKDNNGDDNTSEINKLIEEFLKDLNLTTDNYWKEINNNFFDVTTNSNSLFTFLNQKTITDLVDKNQGEAVKGDVLSESDKKYLVSDINKIMASDKMKKYFEDNINKEKYALIIEGLDFYSGFEPDWSSLEINYTNDNILKDESESNFISYVSLNLNLKFKYFDSNNQETEYSLLKRFIFTLTSNEILVDSIQNLEKNITNDYYLKGGDYSWIDANNFGYENKKDLANIFTPTNIEFKKIYEDNPNFKNNIIDFMKINYFKEISTVPLAFTGDIIFDQYISNDYLKAEAAVESNWANEADLKLYNSIFSKLEKNQTGFLFDEESSLNSDLYNYLNNNYIRYYNSYNSRNKSVLEQMETELDEQLVESKQIAFENSISNGEVKLKGLSIEVNNSYIHPINDLSIFISIAISNDETKEIREDYRKSYLFGAMYYNLELGIEAFQNVFDIKTREEKSYNKLPVARFSGQGISSSGELDNIWNDISVSGHQFPTMLNDSISLKNKNLIKHRDVLLEQGKQNIYNWSITANTNTMMKVTDTGVINDGWYYSGDSNITWNFRQNFINVNFKIENVWRTRNLTIIEKAQKD from the coding sequence ATGAAAAAATTAATAAGTTTATTAGGAAGTTTAAGTCTAGTTGCCACTAGTAGTGTTACAGTTTTGGCATGTAGTTCAGGACCTAAAGATAATAATGGAGACGATAATACTTCAGAAATTAATAAACTAATAGAAGAATTTTTAAAAGATTTAAATTTAACAACTGATAATTATTGAAAAGAAATTAATAATAATTTTTTTGATGTGACTACAAATTCTAATAGTTTATTTACTTTTTTAAATCAAAAAACAATTACTGATTTAGTAGATAAAAATCAAGGAGAAGCAGTAAAAGGTGACGTATTAAGTGAAAGTGATAAAAAATATTTAGTATCAGACATTAATAAAATAATGGCTTCTGACAAAATGAAAAAATATTTTGAAGATAATATTAATAAAGAAAAATATGCTTTGATAATTGAAGGGCTAGATTTTTACAGTGGTTTTGAACCAGATTGATCGTCATTAGAAATTAATTATACTAATGATAATATTTTAAAAGATGAAAGTGAGTCAAATTTTATTTCTTATGTAAGTTTGAATTTGAATTTAAAATTCAAATATTTTGATTCAAATAATCAAGAAACTGAATATAGTTTATTAAAAAGATTTATTTTCACTTTAACTTCAAATGAAATATTAGTAGATTCAATTCAAAATTTAGAAAAAAATATTACTAATGATTATTATTTAAAAGGAGGAGACTATAGCTGAATTGATGCTAATAATTTTGGTTATGAAAATAAAAAAGATTTAGCTAATATATTTACTCCAACAAATATTGAATTTAAAAAAATATATGAAGATAATCCAAATTTTAAAAATAATATAATTGATTTTATGAAAATAAATTATTTTAAAGAAATAAGTACTGTTCCGTTAGCTTTTACTGGAGATATTATTTTTGATCAATATATAAGTAATGATTATTTAAAAGCAGAAGCAGCTGTAGAATCTAACTGAGCAAATGAAGCTGATTTAAAATTATATAATTCTATTTTTAGTAAATTAGAAAAAAATCAAACAGGTTTTTTATTTGACGAAGAAAGTTCATTGAATTCAGATTTATATAATTACTTAAATAATAATTATATAAGATATTATAATTCTTATAATTCTAGAAACAAAAGTGTATTAGAACAAATGGAAACTGAGTTAGATGAACAATTAGTTGAAAGTAAACAAATTGCTTTTGAAAATTCAATTAGTAATGGTGAAGTAAAATTAAAAGGTTTATCTATCGAAGTGAATAATTCATATATTCATCCTATTAATGATTTATCAATATTCATTTCAATTGCAATTTCAAATGATGAAACTAAAGAGATAAGAGAAGACTATAGAAAATCTTATTTATTTGGAGCAATGTATTATAATTTAGAATTAGGAATTGAAGCTTTTCAAAATGTTTTTGATATAAAAACTAGAGAAGAAAAAAGTTACAATAAACTTCCAGTTGCAAGATTTTCTGGACAAGGAATTTCTTCAAGTGGAGAACTTGATAATATATGAAATGATATTTCAGTTTCTGGACACCAGTTTCCAACAATGTTGAATGATAGTATTAGTTTAAAAAATAAAAACTTGATTAAACATAGAGATGTTTTATTAGAACAAGGTAAACAAAATATTTATAATTGATCAATAACTGCAAATACTAACACAATGATGAAGGTAACAGATACAGGAGTCATAAATGATGGTTGATATTATTCTGGTGACAGTAACATAACATGAAACTTTAGACAAAATTTTATTAATGTTAATTTTAAAATTGAAAATGTTTGAAGAACCAGAAATTTAACAATAATTGAAAAAGCACAAAAAGATTAA